One segment of Anopheles stephensi strain Indian chromosome 3, UCI_ANSTEP_V1.0, whole genome shotgun sequence DNA contains the following:
- the LOC118514234 gene encoding eukaryotic translation initiation factor 3 subunit E yields the protein MAKFDLTTKNCQYLDRHLTFPLLEFLLQKNVFDQNSLLKFILETLSKTNMLDYTNDIRERLTQEKSEPDEVNQRRSAVLVTLKELQAEVAPLMKCMEELKNPDSSKDHKSVLLALQQTLDYDIILSAQKLAKFLYECGNYNGSLSYLYVCMLAMEPSDKNYLGVLWGKLAVEILTLNWPTALEDLTRLRDFIDNYNFTPIQVLQQRAWLIHWSVLVFFNHAKGRDLIIDMFLYKPQYLNAIQTMCPHILRYLATAVIINRGRRNALKDLIKVIQQESYTYRDPITEFLEHLYVNFDFEAARKKLNECQTVISNDFFIIGCLAEFIENARLMIFETFCRIHQCITIGMLADKLNMKPDEAECWIVNLIRNARLDAKIDSKLGHVVMGTQPLSPYQQLVEKIDSLSVRSEALTLLVERKHKAKTQEAGEGHWKYY from the exons ATGGCCAAGTTTGACCTCACGACCAAGAATTGCCAGTATTTGGATCGTCATTTAACGTTTCCTTTGCTGGAATTTCTGCTGCAAAAAAAT GTTTTCGACCAGAATTCGTTGCTGAAGTTCATCCTGGAGACGTTAAGCAAAACCAATATGTTGGACTACACAAACGACATTCGTGAGCGCTTGACGCAGGAGAAAAGTGAGCCGGATGAGGTGAACCAGCGCCGGTCAGCGGTGCTGGTAACACTGAAGGAGCTGCAGGCCGAAGTGGCACCGCTGATGAAGTGTATGGAGGAGCTCAAGAATCCGGACTCGTCGAAGGACCACAAATCGGTCTTGCTTGCTTTGCAGCAGACACTGGAT TACGACATCATCCTGAGCGCGCAAAAGCTGGCCAAGTTTCTGTACGAGTGTGGCAACTATAATGGTTCGCTGTCCTACCTGTACGTCTGCATGCTGGCAATGGAACCGAGTGACAAAAACTACCTCGGGGTGCTGTGGGGCAAGCTGGCAGTTGAAATTTTGACGCTTAACTGGCCCACCGCTCTGGAGGACTTGACGCGTCTGCGTGACTTCATCGACAACTACAACTTTACCCCGATCCAGGTGCTTCAGCAGCGTGCCTGGCTGATTCACTGGAGCGTGCTGGTGTTCTTTAATCATGCGAAGGGTCGCGATCTGATCATCGACATGTTCCTGTACAAGCCGCAATATCTGAACGCGATCCAGACGATGTGTCCACACATTCTGCGCTACCTTGCGACTGCCGTTATCATCAACCGCGGGCGCCGGAACGCGCTGAAGGATCTGATCAAGGTGATCCAGCAGGAATCGTACACGTACCGTGATCCGATCACCGAGTTTCTGGAGCATCTGTACGTCAACTTCGACTTTGAGGCGGCACGCAAGAAGCTGAACGAATGCCAAACGGTCATTTCGAACGATTTCTTCATCATCGGCTGTTTGGCCGAGTTCATTGAGAACGCGCGTCTGATGATCTTCGAAACGTTCTGTCGCATTCACCAGTGCATTACGATTGGCATGCTGGCGGACAAGCTGAACATGAAGCCAGACGAGGCGGAATGTTGGATCGTGAACTTGATCCGTAATGCGCGGTTGGACGCGAAGATTGATTCGAAGCTGGGCCATGTGGTGATGGGCACGCAGCCCCTCTCGCCGTACCAGCAGTTGGTGGAAAAGATTGACTCCCTCTCCGTACGCTCCGAAGCGTTGACCCTGTTGGTCGAGCGAAAGCACAAAGCTAAAACTCAGGAAGCTGGCGAAGGCCACTGGAAGTATTACTAA